The Cydia splendana chromosome 8, ilCydSple1.2, whole genome shotgun sequence genome contains a region encoding:
- the LOC134792779 gene encoding serine/threonine-protein kinase fused has product MENYDIISFVGEGSFGRVFKAKNKETDVVVALKVIRKKGRSSKDLKNLRQECDIQRTLEHPNIIRMIDSFDTESELVVVTEYAEKELHSILAKEGCLNEEQVKKITWDLVSALYYLHSHRVLHRDLKPQNVLLDSSGCAKLCDFGLARIMTNSTHILTSIKGTPLYMAPELIDEKPYDHQADLWSLGCIVYELMAGQPPFCTMSILQLVRMIRHKPVQWPSFISKDARSFLQGLLHKDPMKRMTWPDILAHPFVVGHILILPEDVQSESPFTQPLSHSQQEAKRLQRDKISSNARAMKLDNEPLKVVNRREHDLRHIRGVTQPAECVPMSDDDSVRATSAFSVRDSLKTDDEDQSQPITVANAKLLRHEYNVMNNSNLVVCNLENNMAQLMATNKKHNAAVKNIQMDKILEEKQTEKPKTEASNASEKIEAVDVKQKPKSVDTASHSLENPKSSTKCSSEVSSGLSKSVPPSYKQKLLQFSRDKLRFASGGNRLTRSIKRSFHFSRSWDKNKSENQRRTSEPAIEIPSIDVDQEKCSKETKDEDIEKIELIEEVSDKEVANNDEIVIPEEKHEVKEPSAIELEEWEAFLNSNISEVMDGDVESLTQLNMVSMVVGVVGSSGAGARGGRVCGAVAALLALPAVSPALPRHTLLHIQDVYLEAKVVYEFIAAINSLMKDCKNDDDMEDRLTGTGRMLEVCAWLCARSCRAVRQLAAATAAHRAYAVFTRLLTLCSKTPRIVLNIVGLLITILQDLPEHADVVEKILFDDKSFNFMCLLEQPSDALRMRVCILISLLCTFSCTAFSVAMETKWSKAESDCLEALHTHCNVTLNRAARLATKELSNMPFYN; this is encoded by the exons TGCTGAGAAAGAACTTCACAGTATATTGGCTAAAGAGGGCTGTTTAAATGAGGAGCAAGTGAAGAAGATTACCTGGGATTTGGTGTCTGCTCTGTACTACTTACATTCACACAGGGTTTTACATCG GGATCTGAAGCCCCAGAATGTATTGCTAGACAGCAGTGGCTGCGCTAAGCTCTGTGACTTTGGATTGGCTAGAATAATGACCAACTCCACCCACATTCTAACTTCCATAAAGGGGACTCCGTTGTATATGGCTCCTGAACTCATTGATGAGAAACCTTATGATCACCAG GCAGATCTCTGGTCCCTTGGGTGCATAGTGTACGAGCTGATGGCCGGACAGCCGCCGTTCTGCACCATGTCAATCCTGCAGCTGGTCAGGATGATTCGCCACAAGCCGGTGCAGTGGCCAAGCTTCATCAGCAAGGATGCACGCTCTTTCTTACAG GGACTGTTACACAAAGACCCCATGAAAAGGATGACTTGGCCAGATATACTGGCGCACCCATTTGTAGTGGGCCACATTCTCATTTTGCCCGAAGACGTGCAAAGTGAATCACCCTTCACACAACCATTGAGCCACAGCCAGCAGGAGGCAAAGCGGCTACAGCGGGATAAGATTAGCAGCAATGCAAG GGCAATGAAACTGGACAATGAACCTTTAAAAGTAGTAAACAGAAGAGAACACGACCTCCGTCACATACGTGGCGTAACTCAACCCGCAGAGTGCGTGCCCATGTCCGACGACGACAGCGTGCGGGCCACCAGCGCGTTCAGCGTGCGAGACAGCCTCAAAACTGACGACGAAGACCAGTCGCAACCCATCACTGTCGCCAACGCAAAACTACTAAGGCACGAGTACAACGTCATGAATAATTCTAATCTTGTCGTCTGTAATTTAGAAAATAATATGGCGCAACTTATGGCAactaataaaaaacataatgCAGCTGTCAAGAATATTCAAATGGACAAAATTCTTGAGGAGAAACAGACAGAAAAACCTAAAACAGAAGCCTCAAACGCAAGTGAGAAGATTGAAGCTGTTGATGTGAAACAGAAACCGAAAAGTGTAGATACCGCGTCACACAGTTTAGAGAATCCTAAAAGTTCAACGAAATGCAGCAGTGAGGTTAGTTCCGGACTTAGTAAGAGCGTGCCGCCGTCTTATAAGCAAAAGTTGCTGCAGTTCTCAAGAGATAAACTGAGGTTCGCCAGCGGCGGGAACAGATTGACAAGAAGCATCAAGCGATCATTTCATTTTAGTAGGAGTTGGGATAAGAATAAGTCTGAAAATCAGAGACGAACTAGTGAACCAGCCATTGAAATCCCAAGTATTGACGTGGATCAAGAAAAATGCTCAAAGGAGACCAAGGATGAAGATATTGAAAAGATAGAATTGATTGAAGAAGTTTCTGATAAAGAGGTAGCTAATAATGATGAAATTGTCATACCGGAAGAAAAACACGAAG TCAAGGAGCCGTCCGCCATTGAGCTGGAGGAATGGGAAGCGTTCCTGAATTCCAATATTAGTGAAGTAATGGATGGCGACGTTGAATCTCTCACGCAGCTGAATATG GTGAGCATGGTGGTGGGCGTGGTGGGCAGCTCGGGAGCGGGCGCGCGCGGCGGGCGCGTGTGCGGCGCCGTGGCCGCGCTGCTCGCGCTGCCGGCCGTGTCGCCCGCGCTGCCCCGCCACACGCTGCTACACATACAGGAC GTATATCTCGAAGCTAAAGTTGTGTACGAGTTCATCGCAGCCATTAACTCGTTGATGAAGGACTGCAAGAACGATGACGACATGGAAGACAG ATTGACGGGCACGGGTCGGATGCTGGAGGTGTGCGCGTGGCTATGCGCACGCTCGTGCCGCGCCGTTCGGCAGCTGGCGGCGGCCACGGCTGCGCACCGCGCCTATGCTGTCTTCACGCGACTGCTGACCTTGT GTTCAAAAACACCTCGCATAGTTCTTAACATCGTGGGCCTCCTCATCACCATACTCCAAGACCTGCCCGAACACGCTGACGTCGTCGAGAAGATTCTATTCGACGACAAAAGCTTCAATTTCATGTGTCTCTTGGAACAACCTAGCGACGCCTTGAGAATGCGAGTCTGTATACTTATTAGTCTATTATGTACATTTTCGTGTACCGCTTTCTCGGTTGCCATGGAGACGAAGTGGAGTAAAGCGGAGAGCGATTGTTTGGAGGCGTTGCATACGCATTGCAATGTGACGCTGAACAGGGCAGCCAGGTTAGCTACTAAGGAGCTTAGTAATATGCCGTTTTATAACTAA